A region of Mammaliicoccus sp. Dog046 DNA encodes the following proteins:
- a CDS encoding NAD(P)-dependent oxidoreductase, translated as MKIGIIAANGKAGSLITEEAVNRGLNVTAIVRNANKTVAPQSLIKDIFELTTDDLTQFDVVVNAFGEFREEKLHLHQDVMQYLSDLLSHSKTRLLVVGGAGSLFVDDHLKTQLYDTPDFPAMFKPLATSQGKALDELRQRDDVRWTFISPAAEFNADGERTGDYTLAGEKFTLNSKGESTISYADYAIALIDEATSGDHIQERISVVSK; from the coding sequence ATGAAAATTGGTATTATTGCAGCAAATGGTAAAGCGGGTAGCCTTATAACTGAAGAAGCGGTAAATAGAGGATTAAATGTAACTGCAATTGTTCGTAATGCGAATAAAACAGTTGCGCCTCAATCTTTAATCAAAGATATTTTCGAGCTTACAACGGATGACTTAACACAATTCGATGTTGTCGTTAACGCTTTTGGAGAATTTAGAGAAGAAAAACTTCATCTACACCAAGATGTGATGCAATATTTAAGTGACTTGTTATCTCATTCAAAAACAAGATTACTTGTCGTTGGTGGTGCTGGTAGTTTATTTGTGGATGATCATTTAAAAACACAACTCTATGATACGCCTGACTTCCCTGCAATGTTTAAACCTCTTGCAACAAGCCAAGGTAAAGCACTTGATGAACTTCGTCAAAGAGATGATGTGCGTTGGACATTTATCAGTCCAGCAGCTGAATTTAATGCTGATGGTGAAAGAACTGGAGATTATACATTAGCTGGTGAAAAATTCACGCTAAATAGTAAAGGTGAAAGCACAATCAGTTACGCTGACTATGCAATTGCTTTAATAGATGAAGCAACTAGTGGCGACCATATTCAAGAACGAATCTCAGTTGTTTCAAAATAA
- a CDS encoding Rrf2 family transcriptional regulator has translation MNTQVSVAIHILSLLSIEEEPISSKLIAGSINSNPTLVRKICKYLKDGQLIESQQGKAGYKLSKPASEITLGAVYQLIQEEDHFAKIHQDTNPDCIVGRNIQSALNDVYSKVDLKIVEELNQTTLEALATQMTQPVMS, from the coding sequence GTGAACACACAAGTATCTGTTGCTATTCATATCCTATCGTTACTTTCAATTGAGGAAGAACCTATTTCAAGTAAATTGATTGCAGGTAGTATCAACAGCAACCCCACACTAGTAAGAAAAATATGTAAATATTTAAAAGATGGTCAATTAATTGAAAGTCAGCAAGGTAAAGCTGGTTATAAACTTTCTAAACCTGCTTCTGAAATAACATTAGGTGCTGTGTATCAGCTCATTCAAGAAGAAGATCATTTCGCGAAAATACATCAAGATACAAATCCTGATTGTATCGTTGGCAGAAATATTCAATCAGCGTTAAATGATGTTTACAGTAAAGTAGACTTAAAGATTGTTGAAGAATTAAATCAAACAACACTTGAAGCATTAGCGACTCAAATGACCCAACCCGTCATGTCGTAA
- a CDS encoding CPBP family intramembrane glutamic endopeptidase, whose protein sequence is MNNIQIWKDDNPISQSKYRHVLWQSIVLIIVGLCTYTTIGIARHWGILILGLLLFSLFIYLMTKFKFELFKPERIHKQTWVYIFTAAVLSLLVYWSIALIFGQPHNQIDVYDDLRSLPLYVSFIIFVILAPFFEELIFRGFIMKGIFKGHVLIGYVVSSVLFGLMHGPTSLSECLIYIGLGFVFGGVYLLTRRIEASMICHALNNCAHILIFVFIFNH, encoded by the coding sequence ATGAATAATATACAGATTTGGAAAGATGACAACCCGATATCACAATCTAAGTACAGACATGTATTATGGCAATCCATTGTACTTATCATTGTTGGTTTGTGCACATATACAACAATTGGAATAGCGAGACATTGGGGAATACTTATTCTAGGCTTGCTATTATTTAGCTTGTTTATTTATTTAATGACAAAATTTAAGTTTGAATTATTTAAGCCGGAACGCATTCATAAACAAACATGGGTTTATATTTTTACAGCAGCAGTATTATCATTGCTTGTTTATTGGTCAATTGCTTTAATATTTGGTCAACCACACAATCAAATTGACGTTTATGATGATTTGAGGTCATTGCCATTATATGTTTCATTTATTATTTTCGTTATATTGGCGCCATTTTTTGAAGAACTTATATTTCGAGGATTTATAATGAAAGGCATATTTAAAGGGCATGTGTTGATTGGATATGTCGTGTCGAGCGTTTTATTTGGATTAATGCACGGTCCGACAAGTCTTTCAGAATGCCTGATATATATTGGGCTAGGGTTTGTATTTGGTGGCGTGTATTTATTAACACGACGTATTGAAGCATCTATGATATGCCATGCTTTAAATAACTGCGCACATATTTTGATATTTGTATTTATTTTTAACCATTAA
- a CDS encoding glycosyltransferase — translation MNYFVISNLGNKITGIEKAVMNRLKLFKTHQMKAKVLTLSWNPRLHANAEIFGVQKSIFSIYDYFQEAINVQSHTVKDWIEYWEYEHQYEIKYIPNTNDIRVFSNGKRIIYASFYDNTYKHIDYINYFDTKDNKVKREIYDSRGFLSRVIYLTTDQKMLHESFLSPKGEVKIEIFYDPESKNDQLTRILLHNHKNRVYMFESKNEWFAFFYESLYQDGDIYFSDKTAITSPPFLLVDSKIPVISCLHSTHVKDNDNIAFSDTKNIYQSVFSHLHRFSGIIVSTHQQKHDVEQRIQSSIPVFNIPVGYTDDVTTIEEQPLPNGPIKLASIARYSPEKQLDHQIRLLSKLKEDFKNIELHFFGYGSEITKMKALVKTLQLEDHVKFRGFIPDLTTEMRTSHLSLITSNMEGFSLALLESLSNGLPTISYDIAYGPSELIINGTNGFLVPKNNEQELYKQVKYFLEHPELQQTMRLNSVKEAQRYAQSAVIKQWQQLLNTIHSNHK, via the coding sequence ATGAATTATTTCGTAATTAGTAATCTAGGTAACAAAATAACAGGCATCGAAAAAGCCGTCATGAATCGTTTAAAGTTATTTAAAACACATCAAATGAAAGCAAAGGTTTTAACACTTTCATGGAACCCGCGATTGCATGCTAATGCTGAGATTTTTGGTGTTCAAAAAAGCATTTTTTCAATTTATGACTATTTTCAAGAAGCGATAAATGTCCAAAGTCATACAGTGAAAGACTGGATTGAATATTGGGAATATGAACATCAATATGAAATTAAATACATTCCTAACACTAATGACATTCGTGTATTTTCAAATGGTAAACGCATTATTTATGCAAGTTTCTATGATAATACATACAAACACATCGACTATATTAATTATTTTGATACGAAAGACAATAAAGTAAAACGAGAGATTTATGATTCGAGAGGCTTTTTAAGTCGCGTAATTTATTTAACAACGGATCAAAAAATGCTACATGAATCGTTTCTATCGCCTAAAGGAGAAGTTAAAATAGAAATATTTTACGACCCCGAATCAAAGAATGATCAATTGACACGTATTCTCCTACATAATCATAAAAATAGAGTCTACATGTTCGAGTCGAAAAACGAATGGTTCGCTTTCTTCTATGAATCGTTATATCAAGATGGAGATATCTATTTCAGTGATAAGACAGCCATAACATCACCACCATTCTTACTCGTAGATTCTAAAATTCCTGTCATTTCTTGCTTACACAGTACACATGTGAAAGATAATGACAATATCGCATTTTCAGATACTAAAAATATATATCAATCAGTGTTTTCGCATTTACATCGTTTTTCGGGAATTATCGTATCTACTCACCAACAAAAACATGATGTTGAACAACGCATTCAGTCATCCATACCAGTCTTTAATATTCCAGTCGGCTATACTGATGACGTCACAACAATTGAAGAACAACCTTTACCAAATGGACCAATCAAACTGGCTTCCATTGCACGATATTCACCGGAGAAGCAACTAGATCACCAAATTCGATTGTTAAGTAAATTAAAAGAAGACTTCAAAAATATCGAATTACATTTCTTCGGTTATGGCTCTGAAATAACTAAGATGAAAGCACTCGTGAAAACTTTGCAATTAGAAGACCATGTGAAATTCCGTGGATTCATTCCAGATTTAACAACAGAAATGCGTACGTCACACCTTAGTCTAATCACGAGTAATATGGAAGGATTCTCTTTAGCATTATTAGAATCTTTATCAAATGGCTTACCAACAATAAGTTACGATATTGCTTATGGACCAAGTGAGCTAATTATCAATGGTACGAATGGTTTCTTAGTTCCAAAAAACAATGAACAAGAATTATATAAGCAAGTAAAATACTTCCTTGAACATCCAGAACTTCAACAGACAATGCGATTAAATAGCGTGAAAGAAGCACAAAGATATGCTCAAAGTGCGGTCATTAAACAATGGCAACAATTATTAAATACAATACACAGCAATCATAAATAA
- a CDS encoding HAMP domain-containing sensor histidine kinase — MLTIRTQMMTAFISSIVLTTIILACAYKWMWFNKHMTLMLTLSAIISSCLTIMICILFINPLVKRIKLMNKQTKLIANGNYSETKLKFESPKEMKELSDSFNRMSCNIEQQIKQVKYEQQEKSEMVQNLSHDLKTPLSSITSYAEGLKEGIIDDPKEQEKAYDVLIKQAQRISYMFDELTSVMSLNKNFQEIYEIETIYVDKLFVSILQSYERRLAEEHRSIDLQLCDQIISFKQYRLPLERILINILDNAFKFTEAGTTIEIKLVKSSDNQLCISIKDEGPGIEEQYLSRIFERTFRIESSRNKATGGSGLGLYIAKDLAVQMGGTLTVESQVGSGTTFVLNIPMK, encoded by the coding sequence ATGCTAACAATTAGAACGCAAATGATGACTGCATTTATAAGTAGCATTGTATTAACTACAATAATTTTAGCATGTGCATATAAATGGATGTGGTTTAATAAACACATGACACTCATGCTCACATTAAGCGCAATTATCTCAAGTTGTCTTACAATAATGATATGTATTTTATTTATTAATCCACTCGTCAAACGAATTAAATTAATGAATAAACAAACAAAATTGATAGCAAATGGCAACTACAGTGAGACTAAATTGAAATTTGAAAGTCCGAAAGAAATGAAAGAACTCAGTGATTCTTTTAATAGGATGTCATGCAATATTGAACAACAAATTAAACAAGTAAAGTACGAACAACAAGAGAAAAGTGAAATGGTTCAAAATTTATCACATGATTTGAAGACGCCTTTATCTAGTATTACTTCATATGCTGAAGGCTTGAAAGAAGGCATTATCGACGATCCGAAAGAACAAGAAAAAGCATATGACGTGTTAATTAAACAAGCACAGCGTATATCCTATATGTTTGATGAACTAACGAGTGTGATGTCACTTAATAAAAATTTTCAAGAAATATATGAAATAGAGACGATTTATGTCGATAAATTGTTTGTTTCAATTTTGCAATCGTACGAACGACGGTTAGCGGAAGAACATCGATCAATCGACCTTCAATTGTGTGATCAAATCATATCGTTTAAACAATATAGATTACCTTTAGAACGAATACTGATTAATATTTTGGATAATGCATTTAAATTTACTGAAGCGGGAACGACGATAGAAATAAAACTTGTGAAATCATCGGATAATCAGCTCTGTATATCGATCAAAGATGAAGGACCAGGAATAGAAGAACAATATTTATCTCGTATATTTGAACGGACATTTAGAATTGAATCGTCTAGAAATAAAGCGACAGGTGGATCAGGATTAGGTTTGTATATTGCGAAAGACCTTGCTGTTCAAATGGGAGGCACGCTAACTGTAGAAAGTCAGGTAGGAAGCGGTACAACATTTGTATTAAATATACCAATGAAATAA
- a CDS encoding response regulator transcription factor — protein sequence MANILIVDDEKDILEICKTYFEYEGHLVQTANNGEEALLQINDTLDLIILDIMMPIMNGYDVVKEMKAKQLDIPFIYLTAKTQEHDTIYALTLGADDYVKKPFSPRELVLRAHNLLNRTQKYNKQDYLKFGDLELCKQEKIIKINNQDISLRVKEFDLLWYLAVNEKKVIPKSELVEKVWGYDYYEDANTVNVHIRRIREKLEQHQYTDYVIKTVWGLGYKFERTK from the coding sequence ATGGCCAATATATTAATTGTAGATGACGAAAAAGATATTTTAGAAATTTGCAAAACGTATTTCGAATATGAAGGTCATCTTGTTCAAACAGCAAATAATGGTGAAGAAGCACTATTACAAATCAATGATACATTAGATTTAATTATTTTAGATATCATGATGCCGATCATGAATGGGTATGATGTCGTGAAAGAAATGAAGGCGAAACAATTAGATATACCATTCATTTACTTAACAGCCAAGACACAAGAACATGATACGATATACGCATTAACTTTAGGGGCAGATGATTATGTGAAAAAGCCATTTAGCCCAAGAGAACTCGTCCTACGTGCACATAATTTATTAAATCGAACTCAAAAATATAACAAACAAGATTATTTGAAATTTGGCGATTTAGAGCTATGTAAACAAGAAAAAATCATAAAGATTAACAATCAAGATATATCGTTAAGAGTGAAAGAATTCGATTTACTATGGTATTTAGCAGTAAACGAGAAAAAGGTTATACCTAAATCAGAACTGGTAGAAAAGGTATGGGGCTATGATTATTACGAGGATGCCAATACAGTTAATGTACACATACGTCGTATAAGAGAAAAATTAGAACAACATCAATATACAGATTATGTGATTAAGACAGTTTGGGGTTTAGGTTATAAATTTGAAAGGACGAAATAA
- a CDS encoding DoxX family protein yields the protein MKKTYYIICLLIRVISGYYIFMQGYEKLTGGFSLKGLTQVIANNQDTPDWYKMFFENVIAPNTTLWEWVIPLGELMIGIALVIGFLEYYAALFGIFIMVNNLLADMIFTYPIQLVGFIIIALNIRGMRVISAKSIYKTFVKKKAG from the coding sequence ATGAAGAAAACTTACTATATAATTTGTTTATTAATAAGAGTGATTAGTGGTTATTATATTTTTATGCAAGGTTATGAGAAATTGACAGGTGGCTTTAGTCTGAAAGGACTCACGCAAGTGATTGCGAATAATCAAGATACACCTGATTGGTACAAGATGTTCTTTGAAAATGTCATTGCACCAAATACGACGTTGTGGGAATGGGTTATTCCATTAGGAGAACTGATGATTGGTATTGCTTTAGTGATAGGGTTTTTGGAGTATTATGCAGCACTTTTTGGTATATTTATAATGGTAAATAATTTGTTGGCAGATATGATTTTTACGTATCCAATACAACTTGTAGGATTTATCATCATCGCTTTAAATATCCGAGGTATGCGCGTCATTTCTGCCAAATCCATTTATAAAACGTTCGTAAAAAAGAAAGCAGGTTAA
- a CDS encoding DM13 domain-containing protein, which translates to MNITKTTLGAFALTTTLLLGACGNDDMKKDDKMDTKSEMKDKDMSKDKMKDMDMKKMSGMFKSMNDEMVEGKATIKDGKLMLSEFKSSKAPDLHVYLTKDGNVDKGMEIDKVDYNKMEQTFDLKGKDTSDYNEVTIYCKKAHVVFGSAKLK; encoded by the coding sequence ATGAATATAACAAAGACAACTTTAGGCGCGTTTGCACTTACAACAACTTTATTATTGGGCGCTTGTGGTAATGATGATATGAAAAAAGACGACAAAATGGACACGAAAAGTGAAATGAAAGACAAAGATATGAGCAAAGACAAAATGAAAGACATGGATATGAAAAAAATGTCAGGTATGTTCAAATCTATGAATGATGAAATGGTAGAAGGTAAAGCTACGATTAAAGATGGTAAATTAATGCTTTCAGAATTCAAATCATCTAAAGCGCCAGACTTACATGTGTACTTAACAAAGGATGGTAATGTTGATAAAGGGATGGAAATTGATAAGGTAGATTATAATAAGATGGAACAGACTTTTGATTTAAAAGGTAAAGATACATCTGATTATAATGAAGTAACAATTTATTGTAAGAAAGCACACGTTGTATTTGGTAGTGCAAAATTAAAATAA
- a CDS encoding NADH-dependent flavin oxidoreductase: MNEKYTPLFKSLKLPNGVEVKNRFVLAPLTHVSSNEDGTISDIEIPYIEKRSKDVGISISAASYVEPLGQAFPGQPSVSKDADLPGLKKQAEVMKKNGAKALIQIHHGGAMSLPGLTPTGEAAAPSEVEVRGFGQQETHVARELTVEEIEHSIESFAKATKIAIDAGFDGIEIHGANHYLIHQFFSPYYNRREDAWGDHLKYPLAIIEAVTKVVREHGTPDFIVGYRFSPEEVESPGISMELTEKLVKALTEQPLDYLHVSLMDIHSTTRDGRYKGEQRVKLLLEWIDGKLPLIGIGSIFTAEDAIKALDTGAPLIALGRELLLDHEFVAKIEQGREDEIVSEFDPERTDLHELPKPLWEQFNAKFYPLPRKDEKATETK; encoded by the coding sequence ATGAATGAAAAATATACACCATTATTTAAGTCTTTAAAATTACCAAACGGTGTGGAGGTTAAGAATAGATTTGTCTTAGCACCGCTTACACATGTATCGTCAAATGAGGATGGTACAATTTCAGATATTGAAATTCCATATATTGAAAAACGTTCTAAAGATGTAGGTATTTCTATATCTGCAGCGAGTTATGTTGAACCTCTTGGACAAGCTTTTCCAGGACAACCTTCAGTATCAAAAGATGCTGACCTTCCAGGTTTAAAAAAACAAGCTGAAGTTATGAAGAAAAATGGAGCTAAAGCTTTAATCCAAATTCATCATGGTGGAGCAATGTCATTACCAGGTTTAACGCCAACTGGTGAAGCGGCTGCGCCTAGTGAAGTTGAAGTAAGAGGCTTTGGTCAACAAGAAACGCATGTTGCACGTGAGTTAACGGTTGAAGAAATTGAACATTCTATAGAATCATTTGCGAAAGCAACTAAAATTGCTATTGATGCTGGATTTGACGGTATTGAAATTCATGGTGCGAACCATTACTTAATTCACCAATTCTTCTCCCCTTATTACAATAGAAGAGAAGATGCATGGGGAGATCATTTAAAATACCCATTAGCTATTATTGAAGCAGTGACTAAAGTTGTTCGTGAACACGGTACACCTGACTTTATCGTTGGTTATCGTTTCTCTCCAGAAGAAGTTGAATCTCCAGGGATTTCAATGGAATTAACTGAGAAATTAGTTAAAGCTCTTACTGAACAGCCACTTGATTATTTACACGTATCATTAATGGACATTCACTCTACAACAAGAGATGGCCGTTATAAAGGTGAACAACGTGTGAAATTATTATTAGAATGGATAGATGGTAAATTACCATTGATTGGTATAGGTTCAATCTTTACTGCTGAAGATGCAATTAAAGCATTAGACACTGGTGCACCATTAATCGCATTAGGTAGAGAATTATTACTAGACCATGAATTTGTTGCGAAAATCGAGCAAGGTAGAGAAGATGAAATCGTTTCTGAATTTGATCCAGAAAGAACAGATTTACATGAATTACCTAAACCTCTATGGGAACAATTTAATGCTAAATTCTATCCTTTACCTAGAAAAGACGAAAAAGCTACAGAAACTAAATAA
- a CDS encoding PTS sugar transporter subunit IIA, with amino-acid sequence MSLVTLTDKNTFIFDPSISNKNELFNSLTDVLNENGYLKNKKKFLKDLYKREEIVSTGIEDGFGIPHTQSKYINKPIITFAKTAHLSDYIALDDTQINIVFLIALPQNAHHSHLDILSELAKLLMDASFRQSIKDASTADEIIKLLSE; translated from the coding sequence ATGTCACTCGTTACACTTACAGATAAGAACACTTTTATTTTTGATCCATCTATCTCTAATAAAAATGAACTCTTTAATTCACTCACTGATGTTTTAAATGAAAATGGTTATTTAAAGAATAAGAAAAAGTTTCTAAAGGATTTATACAAACGGGAAGAAATTGTTTCTACGGGAATTGAGGATGGTTTCGGTATTCCTCACACGCAATCAAAGTATATTAACAAACCGATTATTACATTCGCGAAGACTGCTCATTTATCTGATTACATCGCGCTCGATGATACTCAAATAAACATAGTCTTTCTTATTGCCTTACCACAAAATGCACATCATTCACATTTGGATATTTTGAGTGAACTTGCAAAATTATTAATGGATGCATCTTTTCGACAATCTATTAAAGATGCTAGCACTGCTGATGAAATTATAAAACTATTGTCTGAATAG
- a CDS encoding fructose-specific PTS transporter subunit EIIC — MNIVGVTACPTGIAHTYMAAEKLKMAAQKLGHNIKIETQGSKTDNVLTQDEINNADLIILAVDKDIELDRFHGKYIKKVSTAQAIRDSEKLIEEGLNNIEVIHLEKKEKNNSNKTGIYNHFMNGVNYMLPFVIAGGILIAISFAFGINASDPESHAYNKLAGALSKIGGDTAFQLMVPALSAGIASSIAGRAGFAPGLVGGTLATVDGSGFLGGMISGLISGYVTNILANKIKVPQSLSALYQLIVVPLISILVVGLAMVFLINTPISWLLDTLTHWLNNFGQSSGILFGLLIGAMMAADMGGPINKSISTFSIGLMSAGVDGPIAACMVAGMTPPLGLALATVLFKNKFTVEERTSGKSCWVLGASYITEGAIPFAVADPLRVIPSLILGSATAAAISMGAGITSLAPHGGIWVIFIPNVINHLFIYLIAIMSGMIVTALSVGLLKKKVAPAQNSKMI; from the coding sequence ATGAATATCGTTGGAGTTACCGCTTGTCCCACAGGAATTGCACATACTTACATGGCTGCTGAAAAATTGAAAATGGCGGCACAAAAACTCGGACATAACATAAAAATTGAAACACAAGGATCCAAAACTGATAACGTACTTACTCAAGATGAAATCAATAATGCTGATTTAATAATTTTAGCAGTCGATAAAGATATTGAATTGGATCGATTTCATGGAAAATACATTAAAAAAGTTTCAACTGCTCAAGCGATTAGAGATTCTGAAAAATTAATTGAAGAAGGCTTAAATAATATTGAAGTCATTCACCTCGAAAAGAAAGAGAAAAACAATTCAAATAAGACAGGTATTTATAATCATTTTATGAACGGCGTAAATTATATGCTTCCTTTTGTTATTGCTGGCGGTATATTAATTGCTATTAGTTTCGCATTTGGTATCAACGCTTCAGATCCTGAATCACATGCCTACAACAAATTAGCTGGTGCACTTTCTAAAATTGGTGGCGATACTGCATTCCAACTTATGGTTCCTGCTTTATCTGCTGGGATTGCATCTTCCATTGCTGGTAGAGCTGGGTTTGCTCCTGGTTTAGTCGGTGGTACGTTAGCTACCGTTGATGGTTCTGGATTTTTAGGAGGAATGATTAGTGGTCTGATTTCTGGTTATGTTACTAACATTTTAGCGAATAAAATTAAAGTACCTCAATCACTTTCAGCGCTTTACCAATTGATTGTTGTGCCACTCATTTCGATTTTAGTCGTCGGTCTTGCAATGGTATTTCTCATCAATACGCCTATTTCTTGGTTATTAGACACTTTGACACATTGGTTAAACAATTTCGGTCAATCTTCTGGCATTTTATTTGGATTATTAATTGGTGCAATGATGGCCGCTGATATGGGAGGTCCTATCAACAAATCCATTTCTACGTTTTCAATCGGATTAATGTCTGCCGGTGTCGATGGTCCAATTGCAGCTTGTATGGTAGCCGGTATGACACCGCCATTAGGTTTAGCACTTGCTACTGTATTATTTAAGAATAAATTCACTGTAGAAGAACGCACTTCAGGTAAATCATGTTGGGTATTAGGTGCATCTTATATTACAGAAGGTGCCATTCCATTCGCCGTTGCTGATCCACTCAGAGTTATTCCTAGTCTCATATTAGGTTCTGCAACAGCTGCAGCGATATCAATGGGTGCAGGTATCACATCTCTCGCACCGCATGGCGGCATTTGGGTCATCTTTATCCCTAATGTTATCAACCATTTATTTATCTATCTCATCGCAATCATGAGTGGAATGATTGTCACTGCATTATCTGTAGGATTATTAAAGAAAAAAGTTGCCCCTGCACAAAACTCAAAAATGATTTAA
- a CDS encoding ketose-bisphosphate aldolase — protein sequence MLYNMKDLLKVANEHQFAVPAFNISSFDMLKSIMEEVENLNAPVILEIHPDEIEYLGNDFVSIVRSYALNSKVPVVIHLDHGATLYDVTRAIRNGYTSVMIDASTKSYEDNIEITKKVVEYAHYVGVSVEAELGTIGNNGSAEGGTNEIIYTDPDQAEHFVKETNIDTLAVAIGTSHGLYPKGKQPKLNIDLLKEIHSRLSIPIVLHGGSGNPDNEVQESILHGVGKVNLSSDLKSVFFEEVRQTLIDNKNMYEPNEVYPKANSKLKEVVKYKMNLLNTVGKSSLYI from the coding sequence ATGTTATATAATATGAAAGATTTACTTAAAGTAGCCAATGAACATCAATTTGCAGTTCCTGCATTCAATATAAGTAGTTTCGATATGCTGAAATCAATAATGGAAGAAGTTGAAAACTTAAACGCCCCAGTTATTCTAGAGATTCATCCTGATGAAATCGAATATTTAGGAAATGATTTTGTATCTATAGTAAGAAGTTATGCCTTAAATAGTAAAGTGCCTGTTGTAATACATTTAGATCACGGTGCTACATTATATGATGTAACACGTGCAATTAGGAATGGTTATACATCCGTCATGATCGACGCTTCAACAAAATCTTACGAGGATAATATAGAAATCACTAAAAAAGTCGTTGAATATGCACATTATGTTGGTGTCTCTGTCGAAGCGGAATTAGGAACAATTGGTAATAACGGCTCAGCTGAAGGTGGTACGAATGAGATTATATATACGGATCCCGATCAAGCTGAACACTTTGTTAAAGAAACAAACATTGATACGCTTGCTGTAGCTATCGGCACTTCTCACGGTCTATATCCTAAAGGCAAACAACCGAAATTAAATATAGACTTATTAAAAGAAATCCATTCAAGATTATCCATTCCTATCGTTCTTCATGGTGGTTCAGGTAATCCTGATAATGAAGTCCAAGAATCCATCCTTCATGGCGTAGGAAAAGTGAATTTAAGTTCTGATTTAAAGAGCGTCTTCTTTGAAGAAGTTAGACAAACATTAATTGATAATAAAAATATGTATGAACCTAACGAAGTTTATCCGAAGGCAAATTCAAAGCTTAAAGAAGTCGTCAAATATAAAATGAACTTATTGAATACTGTTGGAAAAAGCAGTTTATATATATAA
- a CDS encoding DeoR/GlpR family DNA-binding transcription regulator: MLKIIEERQQMLINHLKIVQFARIQDLIDLVKYSEATVKRDLIELEKKGLVRRTRGGAMIIDNQKIDLPYLMKIINFNEQDNKHKLAEQAKNLISDDMVIFIDSSTTTLHLIKMLSKFEGLQIITNGVLTATLLSEFTDAQINILGGSVVKKRNTINGSKAFNDALTYNADISFVSCRGFDLEKGATETNEGEAFIKHAFRQNSQHLVLLVTEDKFHNTFLHKSLNLHDIDTIVTDYQLSKNELNLLKRNNINCIN, encoded by the coding sequence ATGCTGAAAATTATTGAAGAACGTCAACAAATGCTCATTAATCATTTGAAAATTGTTCAATTTGCAAGAATACAAGATTTAATTGATTTAGTAAAATATAGTGAAGCAACTGTAAAAAGAGACTTAATCGAGTTAGAAAAGAAAGGGCTAGTCAGAAGAACACGCGGTGGTGCAATGATTATAGATAATCAAAAAATTGACCTACCCTATTTAATGAAAATCATTAATTTTAATGAACAGGACAATAAACATAAACTTGCAGAACAAGCGAAGAACTTAATCAGTGATGATATGGTTATATTTATAGACTCAAGTACGACAACGTTACATCTCATTAAAATGTTATCTAAATTTGAAGGATTACAAATCATCACGAATGGCGTACTTACAGCAACTTTATTATCTGAGTTTACAGATGCTCAAATAAATATTTTAGGTGGATCCGTAGTGAAAAAACGAAATACAATTAATGGATCAAAAGCATTTAATGATGCCTTAACATATAATGCTGATATTTCATTTGTTTCATGTAGAGGATTTGATTTAGAAAAAGGGGCAACCGAGACAAATGAAGGCGAAGCATTTATAAAGCACGCTTTCAGACAAAATTCACAGCACTTAGTGTTACTCGTCACTGAAGATAAATTCCATAACACATTTCTTCATAAAAGCCTTAACTTACATGATATAGATACAATCGTTACAGACTATCAATTATCGAAAAATGAACTCAATTTACTAAAAAGAAATAATATTAATTGTATAAATTAA